In uncultured Methanobrevibacter sp., the following proteins share a genomic window:
- a CDS encoding AzlC family ABC transporter permease translates to MTISRKSKFIDGAKKGIPITFGYVPMGIGYAAIAMKAGFTPLQTISMSFLVYAGAGQIIAASMALTGATAIAIILTNFVVNLRYFVMSTCVLNQVEESNLGLNILAAHVTVDESFAMFSLSEDSSIWIYLGIAITAWLSWCLGAAIGVVLLDLLPVIVTNSFNISLYALFVAILVPAVKKSKQIALLVLITAVLNIVLSQFLGNWSLIVSTLIGAGIGMYIVDDEYFLSGDA, encoded by the coding sequence ATTACTATTTCTAGAAAATCCAAGTTTATTGATGGTGCTAAAAAGGGTATTCCAATCACATTCGGATATGTTCCGATGGGTATTGGCTATGCTGCAATAGCTATGAAGGCGGGATTTACTCCTCTTCAGACAATATCTATGTCATTTCTGGTTTATGCAGGAGCAGGTCAGATTATCGCAGCATCAATGGCGCTGACTGGTGCAACGGCAATAGCAATCATATTGACAAACTTTGTTGTAAACTTAAGATATTTTGTAATGTCTACATGTGTTTTAAATCAGGTTGAAGAGTCCAATCTGGGTTTGAATATTCTTGCAGCACACGTTACTGTAGATGAGTCATTTGCAATGTTTTCACTTTCTGAAGACTCATCGATTTGGATATATCTTGGAATTGCGATTACTGCATGGCTAAGCTGGTGTTTGGGGGCGGCAATAGGTGTTGTTCTGCTGGATTTGCTTCCGGTAATTGTTACAAACAGCTTTAACATTTCTCTATATGCGCTCTTTGTAGCTATTTTGGTTCCTGCCGTTAAAAAATCAAAACAGATTGCACTTTTGGTTTTGATTACAGCTGTTTTAAACATTGTATTAAGTCAATTTTTAGGAAACTGGTCTCTGATTGTTTCAACTTTAATTGGGGCAGGAATTGGAATGTATATTGTTGATGATGAATATTTTCTTTCAGGTGATGCCTAA
- a CDS encoding AzlD domain-containing protein: MDYISLVILGCAIVTFIPRLIPALFIDRLEFPPKAEKFLNLIPYTALAALICPGVLTVDNQLWYIGLIGAVVAAGLAWKKVPLGAIVILTVVVLITVYSIVPFF; the protein is encoded by the coding sequence ATGGATTATATCAGCTTGGTGATTTTGGGATGTGCAATTGTAACATTCATTCCACGTTTGATACCTGCATTATTCATTGACAGACTTGAGTTTCCGCCTAAAGCAGAAAAATTTCTGAATTTAATCCCATATACTGCTCTTGCGGCATTAATCTGTCCGGGGGTTTTGACTGTTGACAATCAGCTATGGTATATCGGTTTGATTGGTGCTGTTGTGGCTGCAGGTCTTGCATGGAAGAAGGTTCCTCTTGGAGCTATTGTAATATTGACTGTGGTTGTGCTGATTACTGTTTATTCAATTGTTCCTTTCTTTTAA
- a CDS encoding LSm family protein, which yields MSGQNVQRPLDALGKSVDSPVLIKLKGDREFRGILKSFDLHMNLVLNDAEELQDGEVTRRLGVVLIRGDNIVYISP from the coding sequence ATGAGCGGACAAAATGTTCAAAGACCACTTGACGCATTAGGAAAATCTGTGGACTCTCCAGTTTTAATAAAACTTAAAGGAGATCGTGAATTTAGAGGAATACTTAAGAGCTTTGATTTACACATGAATTTAGTTCTTAATGATGCAGAAGAGTTACAAGACGGAGAAGTAACCAGAAGACTCGGTGTTGTACTCATAAGAGGAGACAATATTGTTTATATTTCACCATAA
- a CDS encoding homoserine O-acetyltransferase yields MSEESVGIVETKYLDIKEPIQLDSGKILNNVTVAYETYGELNKEKSNAILICHALTGDAHAAGWHEGDRKPGWWEIVIGPGKAIDTDRYFVICSNVLGGCKGTTGPSSINPKTGKQYGLDFPVITIKDMVEVQKKLIDSLKIDELYAVIGGSMGGMQVLQWLISYPDFVKKAVPMATAAMSSPQQIAFNEVGRQAIFSDPDWNSGNYYETGLKPENGLSLARMIAHITYLSDESMDIKFGRDLQDKDEISYDFSIDFQVESYLKHQGETFVKRFDANSYLFITKAVDLFDLSQNNSLIDGFKDIKAKVEIISVDSDWLYPTEQSTEILTALHANNVDATFSEIKSNYGHDAFLLEGGQLNFILSKFLANNVVSDLMKGVVVTIKDNADVHEAAEIMLDKQVTHIPVVTDDYKLIGIVTSWDLSKSIAMDTNHLKDIMTTTVKYCFADDSIESVARMMGEYDISSLPVVNEDMKVLGIITTDQISHLLS; encoded by the coding sequence ATGAGTGAAGAATCTGTAGGCATTGTTGAGACAAAATATTTGGATATTAAAGAGCCAATTCAATTGGATAGTGGAAAAATTCTCAATAATGTTACTGTTGCTTATGAAACTTATGGTGAACTCAACAAGGAAAAGTCCAATGCCATCTTGATTTGTCATGCACTGACTGGAGATGCCCATGCTGCAGGCTGGCATGAAGGAGACAGAAAACCTGGATGGTGGGAAATAGTAATAGGTCCTGGAAAGGCAATTGATACTGATAGATACTTTGTCATATGTTCTAATGTTTTAGGAGGATGTAAAGGAACAACAGGTCCAAGTTCAATCAATCCCAAAACAGGCAAGCAATACGGTCTTGATTTCCCGGTAATAACAATCAAAGATATGGTTGAAGTCCAGAAAAAGTTAATAGATTCACTTAAAATTGATGAATTATATGCAGTTATAGGAGGATCTATGGGTGGAATGCAAGTTCTTCAATGGCTTATATCCTATCCTGATTTTGTAAAAAAGGCAGTGCCAATGGCTACAGCCGCAATGTCTTCACCTCAACAGATTGCATTTAATGAGGTAGGTCGCCAGGCAATATTTTCAGATCCTGACTGGAACAGTGGAAATTATTATGAAACAGGATTGAAACCTGAAAACGGTCTGTCTCTGGCACGTATGATTGCTCACATTACTTATCTTAGTGACGAGTCAATGGATATTAAATTCGGACGTGACCTGCAGGATAAGGATGAGATAAGCTATGACTTTTCAATTGATTTTCAGGTTGAAAGCTATCTGAAACATCAGGGAGAAACCTTCGTGAAACGTTTTGACGCTAACAGTTACTTATTCATTACAAAAGCGGTGGATTTATTTGATTTATCTCAAAATAATTCATTGATTGACGGATTTAAAGATATTAAAGCTAAAGTGGAAATAATATCAGTTGATTCAGACTGGCTATATCCGACAGAACAAAGTACAGAAATACTCACAGCACTTCATGCAAACAATGTTGATGCGACATTTTCAGAAATAAAATCCAACTATGGCCATGATGCATTTTTACTTGAAGGAGGTCAGCTAAACTTTATCCTCTCCAAATTCCTGGCAAACAATGTTGTCAGTGATTTGATGAAAGGTGTTGTCGTTACAATAAAAGATAACGCAGACGTCCATGAAGCTGCAGAAATAATGCTTGACAAACAGGTAACTCATATTCCTGTTGTTACCGATGACTATAAGCTTATCGGTATTGTAACCAGCTGGGATTTGTCAAAATCAATTGCAATGGATACAAATCATCTGAAGGATATCATGACAACAACGGTAAAATACTGTTTTGCAGATGATTCCATTGAAAGCGTGGCCCGTATGATGGGTGAATATGATATTTCATCTCTTCCTGTTGTCAATGAGGATATGAAAGTTTTAGGAATTATTACAACAGATCAAATTAGTCATTTATTAAGTTAA
- a CDS encoding rubredoxin, with translation MAQYKCKICGYIFDEDNIEEGLNIPAGTKFEDLPASFKCPKCRMPKSMFEKI, from the coding sequence ATGGCTCAATATAAGTGTAAAATTTGCGGATATATTTTTGATGAAGATAATATTGAAGAAGGATTAAATATTCCTGCCGGAACAAAATTTGAAGACTTGCCTGCTTCTTTCAAATGTCCGAAATGCAGGATGCCAAAATCAATGTTTGAAAAAATTTAA
- the rnc gene encoding ribonuclease III, whose product MNLFEKFDIDSNNQLLYDIAFTHGSYATLHDLDYTYERLEFLGDSVLNIIVSEYLYNKYPQYEEGMLTKLRANYVCQNALIYYSHELGLQDYLKVAADESNLTHNEVLSITADIFESFLGAIFLDQGMEFAKDYISKYVFPHIDEEKVFFRDYKSAVKEYGDAEELEITYQMINEYGVPHDKTFFISILIDGEEMGIGKGKNKKEAEQAAAKIAIEKLNIRCF is encoded by the coding sequence ATGAATTTATTTGAAAAATTTGATATAGATAGTAATAATCAACTGTTATATGATATAGCATTCACACACGGTTCATATGCTACATTGCATGATTTGGATTATACTTATGAGAGATTGGAATTTTTAGGGGATTCCGTTTTAAATATAATCGTTTCAGAATACCTCTACAATAAATATCCTCAATATGAAGAAGGCATGTTAACTAAATTAAGGGCAAATTATGTATGCCAGAATGCTTTGATTTACTATTCACATGAGTTAGGTTTGCAGGATTATTTGAAAGTAGCTGCTGATGAATCAAATTTAACCCATAATGAAGTGTTATCCATTACTGCGGATATATTTGAATCATTTTTAGGCGCCATATTTCTGGATCAGGGTATGGAATTTGCAAAAGACTATATCTCCAAATATGTATTTCCTCATATTGATGAAGAAAAAGTATTCTTTAGAGATTATAAATCTGCAGTAAAGGAGTATGGTGATGCAGAAGAACTTGAAATCACCTATCAGATGATTAACGAATACGGCGTTCCTCATGATAAGACATTCTTCATATCCATTTTGATTGACGGTGAAGAGATGGGTATAGGTAAAGGAAAAAATAAAAAGGAAGCTGAACAGGCAGCTGCAAAAATAGCTATTGAAAAATTAAATATCAGGTGTTTTTAA
- a CDS encoding DUF1002 domain-containing protein: MRKITIAILALIVVAMLIPAGFSGEANSVVITYGETTHSNSAYKSTVDDFFKSQSNVNLNNAESKIIYASDVNKISGSISGKTYSSSQILSSALVDLNDNKNLQVSVDKSKITTITGDMYISALKSAGITAGHVYVTSPVSATGESALAGIMNSYEEATNVEIPETVKEAATDEIVTQAEIVDNSGVDADKLSKLVDDVKQDVSKDNVTDHNTIVNIINNYVQNNNINITNSDIENLANTIGQVQNVQGDVNHYKTQVNNFMSGNSTGGFSLDGLFAWINSFFSWS; this comes from the coding sequence ATGCGTAAAATTACTATAGCAATATTAGCTTTAATTGTAGTCGCCATGTTAATCCCTGCTGGATTTTCAGGCGAAGCAAATTCCGTTGTAATAACTTACGGTGAGACAACTCACTCAAATTCAGCATATAAATCAACTGTCGATGATTTTTTCAAAAGTCAGTCAAATGTAAATCTAAACAATGCAGAATCAAAAATCATCTATGCAAGTGATGTAAACAAAATTTCAGGATCAATATCCGGAAAAACATACTCTTCCAGTCAGATATTGTCCTCTGCATTGGTGGACTTGAATGATAATAAAAATCTTCAGGTAAGTGTTGACAAATCAAAAATCACAACAATAACTGGTGATATGTACATTTCAGCATTAAAATCCGCTGGAATAACCGCCGGCCATGTTTATGTAACAAGCCCTGTATCTGCAACCGGAGAATCCGCTCTTGCAGGTATAATGAACTCATATGAAGAAGCAACAAATGTTGAAATTCCTGAAACAGTAAAAGAAGCTGCAACTGATGAAATCGTTACTCAGGCAGAAATCGTTGATAACTCAGGTGTTGATGCTGACAAATTATCAAAATTGGTGGATGATGTAAAACAGGATGTCTCAAAAGACAACGTAACTGACCACAACACAATTGTAAACATCATTAACAATTATGTTCAAAACAACAACATTAATATCACTAATTCTGATATTGAAAACTTGGCAAACACTATTGGGCAAGTACAAAACGTTCAAGGAGACGTAAACCACTATAAAACTCAAGTAAATAACTTCATGAGTGGAAATTCAACAGGCGGATTTTCACTTGACGGATTATTTGCATGGATTAACTCCTTTTTTAGCTGGAGTTAA
- a CDS encoding rubredoxin-like domain-containing protein: MAFVCKVCGFVLEEDELPEDYVCPVCGVPAANFEEQ; encoded by the coding sequence ATGGCTTTCGTTTGCAAAGTATGTGGATTCGTTTTAGAAGAAGACGAATTACCAGAAGACTACGTATGCCCTGTTTGCGGCGTACCTGCAGCAAATTTTGAAGAACAATAA
- a CDS encoding type II toxin-antitoxin system antitoxin SocA domain-containing protein — MKINEEKYINLIMYILFKCSNKPNLGKTVLCTVMYFIDFNYYELYGKFLTKETYIKSKRGIKPKHFRKITESLISKKQLFLRKEPYYNRTIHRYYPTRIPTPQFTQEELDIIDLCIEKLSNNNATTITQYAGHDKPIINTRLGDEINYTDVFLRNNE; from the coding sequence ATGAAAATCAATGAAGAAAAATATATCAATCTGATTATGTACATTCTCTTTAAATGCTCAAACAAACCTAATCTGGGCAAGACAGTATTGTGTACAGTAATGTACTTTATTGATTTTAACTATTACGAGCTTTACGGTAAGTTTCTCACAAAGGAAACATACATCAAATCCAAAAGAGGAATCAAACCTAAACATTTCAGAAAAATTACCGAAAGCCTGATATCCAAAAAACAGCTGTTTTTAAGAAAGGAACCCTACTACAACAGGACAATCCACAGATATTATCCAACAAGAATACCTACACCTCAATTTACACAGGAGGAACTTGACATAATTGATTTGTGCATCGAAAAGCTGTCAAACAACAATGCAACGACAATAACACAATATGCAGGCCATGACAAGCCCATAATCAACACCAGACTGGGAGATGAAATAAACTACACAGATGTCTTTTTAAGAAATAATGAATAG
- a CDS encoding YigZ family protein, translating to MKTIKEPVQSEINVKKSQFICSLFPTRTKKESKEIIQKLNQQYADATHNCTAHIVSDGEGFDDDGEPGGTAGKPMINVLRKNELHNVTAIVTRYFGGIKLGAGGLVRAYSKSVMEAIGDAEILEIEEYEVYTITFEYSDIKLADSEVRNNNLEVIEKEYSDKVSYDIVSKDARDILKIFEKYSGKIKTSFKNKQFLEKN from the coding sequence ATGAAAACTATTAAAGAACCGGTGCAAAGCGAAATAAATGTTAAAAAATCCCAATTTATCTGTTCTTTGTTTCCGACCAGAACAAAAAAAGAATCAAAGGAGATAATCCAAAAATTAAACCAGCAGTATGCAGATGCCACCCATAACTGTACTGCACATATTGTAAGTGACGGAGAAGGCTTTGACGATGACGGGGAGCCTGGAGGAACTGCAGGAAAACCTATGATAAATGTTTTAAGGAAAAACGAACTCCACAACGTCACAGCAATAGTAACAAGATACTTCGGCGGAATCAAACTTGGAGCAGGAGGACTTGTAAGAGCATATTCAAAATCAGTTATGGAAGCTATCGGAGATGCTGAAATTCTTGAAATAGAAGAATATGAAGTCTATACAATAACATTTGAATACTCAGATATCAAACTGGCCGACAGTGAAGTCAGAAACAACAATCTGGAAGTTATTGAAAAGGAATATTCAGACAAGGTCAGCTATGATATAGTGTCAAAAGATGCCAGAGACATTTTGAAAATATTTGAAAAATACTCCGGAAAAATAAAAACTAGTTTTAAAAATAAGCAATTTCTGGAAAAAAATTAA
- a CDS encoding rubredoxin — protein MAKFKCKLCGYVTEEFDELPEDYKCPMCGATADMFEKVE, from the coding sequence ATGGCAAAATTTAAATGTAAACTTTGCGGATATGTAACCGAAGAATTTGATGAATTACCTGAAGACTACAAATGTCCTATGTGCGGTGCAACTGCTGACATGTTTGAAAAAGTCGAATAG
- a CDS encoding zinc-ribbon domain-containing protein — MVQYCRKCGKELDDDAEFCDSCGFDLNTNPTNEENKSEISQSNENKSVETKNDKNEFKNKLPLILAIIAIVVGVGEGLGTPMLMGWTSIMSSMAIAIIGGLIGIYLMEKMNEPVIAAAEFIITGVLVYMFIGRFGEISAVLFIVAAILALYFKGMNINSKKLWAIPILTFVLIFVLLIAGGALYQVNSENSIAVGNVTQNITDGGFGYYSGDVSGDIRVDSSFDYLEVTVNYYDDDGKVIASTIGWNELHPDSGKTYKFKGTYFNEQAPKTAEIKVVDSAKSKTPFYTENITIVTSSGV; from the coding sequence ATGGTTCAATATTGCAGAAAATGTGGTAAAGAACTTGATGATGATGCGGAATTTTGTGATTCCTGCGGATTTGACTTGAATACAAATCCAACAAATGAAGAAAATAAATCGGAAATTTCTCAAAGTAATGAAAATAAATCTGTTGAAACTAAAAATGATAAAAATGAATTTAAAAATAAGTTACCATTAATATTAGCAATAATAGCTATTGTAGTTGGTGTTGGAGAAGGTCTTGGAACACCAATGTTAATGGGATGGACATCAATCATGTCCTCAATGGCAATTGCCATAATAGGCGGTTTAATAGGAATCTATTTAATGGAAAAAATGAATGAACCGGTTATAGCTGCCGCCGAATTTATTATAACTGGAGTTTTAGTCTATATGTTTATTGGGCGTTTTGGTGAAATTTCAGCAGTATTGTTCATAGTAGCTGCAATTTTAGCATTGTACTTTAAAGGAATGAATATTAACAGCAAAAAATTATGGGCAATACCTATACTGACCTTTGTATTGATTTTTGTCCTTTTAATAGCTGGTGGAGCATTATATCAGGTAAATTCTGAAAATTCAATTGCAGTTGGAAATGTTACTCAAAATATAACTGACGGAGGATTCGGATATTACAGCGGTGATGTTTCCGGAGACATACGTGTAGACTCCTCATTTGATTATTTAGAAGTGACAGTGAATTATTATGATGATGACGGAAAAGTTATTGCATCAACAATAGGCTGGAACGAACTTCATCCCGACAGCGGAAAAACATATAAATTCAAAGGAACCTATTTCAATGAACAAGCTCCGAAAACAGCCGAAATTAAAGTAGTTGATTCCGCAAAATCAAAAACACCATTCTACACAGAAAACATAACCATTGTAACTTCAAGTGGAGTATAA
- a CDS encoding acyltransferase — protein MSKPELKFPADQNIQFGVKYSPNSRPPVIGKNPTIRSNSIIYNDVVIGDNFRTGHNVVIRENTNIGDDVLIGTNTVIEGDVIIGNDVSIQSNVYIPTNSVIEDNVFIGPCACFTNDKYPVRINYELQGPKVRRGASIGGNTTFLSNVEIGEGSIVAAGAIVIHSVPPFYLAIGTPARIKPLPDHLKVPNRF, from the coding sequence ATCTCAAAACCGGAATTGAAATTCCCTGCCGATCAGAATATCCAGTTTGGTGTTAAATATTCTCCAAATTCAAGACCTCCTGTAATTGGTAAAAACCCTACCATAAGGTCAAATTCCATTATCTATAATGATGTGGTCATTGGAGACAATTTCAGAACAGGGCACAATGTTGTCATTCGTGAAAACACCAATATAGGAGATGATGTATTGATTGGAACCAATACTGTTATTGAAGGTGATGTAATCATTGGAAATGATGTCAGTATCCAGTCCAATGTGTATATTCCAACCAATTCTGTAATTGAAGATAATGTATTTATCGGACCTTGTGCTTGTTTTACAAATGACAAATATCCGGTTCGTATTAACTATGAACTGCAAGGACCTAAAGTAAGGCGTGGAGCTTCCATTGGTGGTAACACAACATTTTTATCAAATGTTGAGATTGGAGAAGGATCCATTGTCGCTGCCGGAGCTATTGTTATACATTCTGTTCCTCCATTCTATCTGGCTATCGGAACACCTGCACGTATAAAACCGCTTCCGGACCACTTGAAAGTTCCAAACAGGTTTTAA
- a CDS encoding 50S ribosomal protein L37e, which yields MSKGTPSMGKKNKKTHIRCRRCGRNTYHIRKKVCASCGFGKSKKLRRYSWQNKKPTTRQRLV from the coding sequence ATGTCAAAGGGAACTCCATCAATGGGTAAAAAGAATAAAAAGACCCATATCAGATGCAGAAGATGTGGTAGAAACACTTACCATATACGTAAAAAAGTCTGTGCTTCTTGTGGATTTGGTAAATCCAAAAAACTCAGGAGATACAGCTGGCAAAATAAAAAACCAACTACTAGACAAAGATTAGTATAA
- a CDS encoding RNA-binding protein, with amino-acid sequence MAIKVKKRNFLKKKKIKEIKAELGEYGNLLQGKKNVEILEAEPNSFILVDGEPYIIIIDDKPFPTLKAALANEIDGKTVTVDMGAIRFVSNGADIMSPGIVDASEGVEAGDIVLIIDETHGKPLAIGVSLISGEEMVANDSGKAVETKHYVGDDIWNFEI; translated from the coding sequence ATGGCAATAAAAGTTAAAAAAAGAAATTTCCTCAAAAAAAAGAAAATTAAAGAAATAAAAGCGGAATTGGGCGAATACGGTAACTTGCTTCAGGGCAAGAAAAATGTAGAGATTCTTGAAGCGGAACCTAATTCATTCATACTTGTAGACGGCGAACCATACATTATAATAATTGACGACAAACCGTTTCCAACTCTGAAAGCTGCACTTGCAAATGAAATTGACGGCAAAACCGTAACTGTAGATATGGGAGCAATCAGATTTGTAAGCAACGGCGCAGACATAATGAGCCCTGGAATTGTAGATGCCTCTGAAGGCGTCGAAGCAGGAGACATTGTGTTAATCATAGATGAAACCCATGGAAAACCACTGGCCATTGGAGTAAGTCTGATAAGCGGTGAAGAAATGGTTGCAAACGATTCCGGAAAAGCTGTTGAAACCAAACATTACGTCGGCGACGATATCTGGAACTTCGAAATATAA
- a CDS encoding nitroreductase family protein, with amino-acid sequence MKLMIYEDKCIGCGQCKSVCIRDNIEIGEVAVETGNNCFECGHCMAICPTGAVTLKIFKGHEDRIVEYTSKDMPLNYHDLLNFLKRRRSIRWFKNKKIDKFTFDRIFEGAYYSPTAQNEQDVEFVVLDKKLNDFMKHVYSIIKVEEDKFFRIKQLGDYLKDPSTRKYHPLLWQGQQLILTFSTDKTSAVIANTRMELLAYSLGLGGFYSLFILKADEIDHDKLMEFFPQIDAKKHMYSSFIIGYPKKTFKRTIPHSETKVQYM; translated from the coding sequence ATGAAATTAATGATTTATGAAGACAAGTGCATCGGATGCGGCCAATGCAAATCCGTATGCATCAGAGACAATATTGAAATCGGCGAAGTTGCAGTTGAAACCGGGAACAACTGCTTTGAATGCGGACACTGTATGGCAATTTGTCCAACAGGTGCGGTTACCCTTAAAATATTTAAAGGTCATGAAGACAGAATTGTTGAATACACATCCAAGGACATGCCATTAAACTATCATGACCTTTTAAACTTCTTAAAACGAAGGCGTTCCATACGCTGGTTTAAAAATAAAAAGATAGACAAGTTTACTTTTGATAGAATATTTGAAGGAGCGTACTATTCCCCAACAGCTCAAAACGAGCAGGACGTGGAATTTGTAGTTTTGGACAAAAAACTGAATGACTTCATGAAACATGTCTACAGCATAATCAAGGTTGAAGAAGATAAATTTTTCAGAATAAAGCAGCTGGGAGACTATCTGAAAGACCCCTCAACAAGAAAATACCATCCTCTCCTCTGGCAGGGTCAGCAGTTAATATTGACATTTTCAACAGACAAAACAAGTGCAGTAATTGCCAATACCCGTATGGAACTGCTGGCATATTCATTAGGGCTTGGAGGATTTTATTCCCTGTTTATCTTGAAAGCCGATGAGATAGACCATGATAAACTGATGGAATTTTTCCCGCAAATCGATGCGAAAAAGCACATGTACTCATCTTTTATAATAGGATATCCCAAAAAGACTTTCAAAAGGACAATACCTCACAGTGAAACTAAAGTCCAGTACATGTGA
- the arfB gene encoding 2-amino-5-formylamino-6-ribosylaminopyrimidin-4(3H)-one 5'-monophosphate deformylase → MAELRYRAGNIKDPQVHKIGIIALGSHLENHGPALPIDTDAKIGAHIAFQASLLSGAKFLGIIFPAYELDTIDHGVHVSLDVLKENVINTLNSAKEFLDIEKVVIVNSHGGNIPLMAELWDIEDKTDLSIIFNNKVISSEGPHGGSGELSMAKVLGIVNEDELVNQTNVDEYEEIGLHGFTQARKDDPNIEEGARDIEENGVYIDEEYGERLFNLSINSVIFDIEKLLDF, encoded by the coding sequence ATGGCCGAACTAAGATACAGAGCAGGAAACATAAAAGATCCACAAGTACACAAAATCGGAATAATCGCACTTGGGTCCCACCTTGAAAACCATGGACCTGCACTTCCAATCGACACAGATGCAAAAATCGGTGCTCATATCGCATTTCAGGCATCACTTCTAAGCGGAGCCAAATTTTTAGGAATAATCTTTCCAGCCTATGAACTGGATACAATCGACCACGGAGTTCATGTTTCCCTTGACGTGTTAAAAGAAAATGTCATAAACACCTTAAATTCAGCAAAAGAATTTTTGGATATTGAAAAGGTAGTTATTGTTAATTCCCATGGAGGAAATATACCGTTAATGGCTGAATTATGGGACATTGAAGACAAAACAGACTTATCAATAATATTCAACAATAAAGTAATCTCATCTGAAGGCCCTCACGGAGGAAGCGGTGAACTGTCAATGGCTAAAGTTTTAGGCATTGTCAATGAAGATGAACTTGTAAATCAGACAAATGTCGATGAATATGAAGAAATTGGCCTGCATGGATTTACACAGGCACGCAAAGATGATCCAAACATCGAAGAAGGCGCAAGAGACATTGAAGAAAACGGCGTTTATATAGATGAGGAATACGGAGAAAGACTGTTTAATCTGTCAATTAACTCTGTAATCTTTGATATTGAAAAATTGTTAGATTTTTAA